The sequence TTTTTTGATTGCATTTTTGTCATCATAATAAATCGCTTTTTAATTAATGATTGATTGAAATTATTAGTAAGATCGTTTATTTGCAATCCAACGGTATGGCTTAACAATAAATTTTGATAATTCGTTTTGTTCATACCACCGGCTAATAAGCCTTCGTCAGCCAAGTATTCGTGAATTCCTTTTAGGGATGTTTTGTATAGCCAAATAAAGGGATTAAACCATTGGATTATGGTTAGTGCTTCAAGAATGATCAAATCCACACTATGTTTTTGTCGGATATGGATTTTTTCGTGATCAAGAATATTTTTCAGGTTTTTATCATTAAAATTTTGTTCATTTAAAAAGATAAAATTGAAATACGAGAATGGTGAGTATTTGGAGTTTATCTTAACGATTTTGAGTCCATCCAATTTGGTCACCCCAAATTTTCGGATCAAAAATGCCAATTGCAATAGTTGAAAAATAAAGCGCAATAAAAAAATGGAAGCACCGGTAAGATAAACGATTAAGACAGATTGGTACAAGGTTAAATTTTGAGCTATTCCACTCTCAATTTTATCGGCTGTAACGGTAATGGCCTCAAGGGCTACAACATAAACCACATCTGAATTATCGTAAAAAACCGGTACCTTAAACATGGGTAAAACAAAGGAAAGAATAATTGAACTTATCAGATAAAACCTATTAGCCGTAAAAAAAGTATCCTTCTTTAAAAAGAACCAGTAAATAAGATAAAGCGAACCCAAACATAAGGCCGATTGTATCAAATAAATTACAAATGCATCCATTGCTATTGCTTATTGATTTTCCTTTTGCTTTCTAATTTCAGCATCCATCAGGCTTTTTATTTCTTCCAGTTCTGCAATACTTAAATTGTTTTCTTTGGTGAAAAATGAGGCCAATGCCTGATACGAATTCCCAAAATAGTTAGTCATAAATCCCTTAAAATATCCTTTGGTATATTCCCGTTTACTCAATAAAGGATAGTATTCATGGGTTTTTCCATAGGCTTTATACCCAACAAATCCTTTACGTTCCAATATTCGAACGATGGTGGAGACCGTATTGTATGCAGGTTTGGGCAATGGCAATTTTTCTAAAATATCATTCACAAATCCTTTTTTCATTTCCCACAGGATTTGCATGATTTGTTCTTCGGCTTTTGTAAGTTCCTTCATTCTTTATGGTTTTAAACTTTAACCAATTCATTAGTTTGAAACAACAATATTAACTAATATTTTAGTTCAAAGCAAGTTTTTCTTAAAAAAAGAAGCCGGACAAATGAATTATTTGTCCGACTGAGGATATGATAGAATTTAGTTAAATAGATAAAATCCATGCTCATTGCCTAATCACCAATGGGTATTTTAATTTTATCTTCCTTTGTTATCCCACTTTTAACTTCAATGTTTATACCATCTGAAATACCCGTAACAAGATATTTTTTTTCAAATAACTGTTGGGCCACTTCAACTTCAACATAGACACTATCACCTTCAAAATTGAGCAGGCTTTCCTGAATTGCCAATACTTCACCCAAGGTTTGATCCAGAACAACAGAAGCATTTGCACTATATCCCGCCCGGATAAATTGTCCTTCAAGCAATTGTACATCTGCCTTAATTTCAAACTGAATAGCTCCATTTTCTTCTACTCCTTTTGGGGCAATGTGCTGGAGGATGGCATTGAACTTAACATTATCGATGGCGCCAACGGTAAGAATCAAAGACATTCCTTCTTTAATTTTCCCGACTTCGGTCTCATCTATTTTCCCAACAAATACCATGTCGTTCATATCAGCCACAGTTGCAATGGTCGTACCCGGATTAAAGGTATTTGATTCGATGACTGAATTTCCCACTTCAACCGGTACATTCAAAACC comes from Bacteroidota bacterium and encodes:
- a CDS encoding BlaI/MecI/CopY family transcriptional regulator translates to MKELTKAEEQIMQILWEMKKGFVNDILEKLPLPKPAYNTVSTIVRILERKGFVGYKAYGKTHEYYPLLSKREYTKGYFKGFMTNYFGNSYQALASFFTKENNLSIAELEEIKSLMDAEIRKQKENQ